A DNA window from Fibrobacter sp. UWB4 contains the following coding sequences:
- a CDS encoding sugar nucleotide-binding protein, producing MEIIAIRLPILILGLNGVPGFALFRHFNKLYGSVTVRENVPGVIGIRPIKHPCVFGENVFGVDAEETERLGELFEKFRFGTVIDASGNCALKACECDPARSRLLNYSQGVDAATFAARYNATLIRISADMVFSGDEKTKPNRPYVETDPKDPIHNYGKHQAEAEDAITAIKPDVVILRVPLPMDYAPGGCAGAIDWITYRFRPGRPATLFTDEYRNPLSGPDLCRTVQYILEHKFPAGIYNCGGPRRVSLYNVGQIVNAVGGYPAELLHGVPRIEGGPMPPRVGDISINSEKLYKLLPPGFIKPWPAFDWLVPDSFDWHKTFGRNIKDKRKMGSDEAITNLLVNGIEVQ from the coding sequence GCTGAATGGCGTTCCCGGCTTTGCGCTTTTTAGGCATTTCAACAAGCTGTACGGCAGCGTGACCGTTCGCGAGAACGTGCCGGGCGTTATTGGAATCCGCCCAATCAAGCATCCCTGCGTTTTTGGCGAAAACGTCTTTGGCGTAGATGCCGAAGAAACAGAACGCTTAGGTGAACTTTTCGAGAAATTCCGCTTTGGGACCGTCATTGACGCCAGCGGAAACTGCGCGCTCAAAGCTTGCGAATGCGACCCCGCCCGCAGCAGGCTTTTGAATTACAGCCAAGGAGTCGATGCAGCCACGTTTGCGGCCCGCTATAACGCGACACTTATCCGCATTTCAGCCGACATGGTCTTTAGCGGTGACGAGAAGACAAAGCCAAACCGCCCTTACGTCGAGACCGACCCGAAAGACCCCATCCACAATTACGGCAAGCACCAGGCCGAAGCCGAAGATGCAATTACCGCCATCAAGCCTGACGTCGTGATTCTCCGAGTGCCACTTCCAATGGACTACGCACCTGGCGGATGCGCCGGCGCCATTGACTGGATCACGTACCGGTTCCGCCCCGGCCGCCCAGCGACCTTGTTCACCGACGAATACCGCAATCCGCTTTCGGGTCCGGACCTTTGCCGCACCGTACAATACATCCTGGAACATAAATTTCCCGCAGGCATTTACAACTGCGGCGGTCCACGTCGCGTTTCACTCTACAATGTCGGCCAAATCGTAAATGCCGTTGGCGGCTACCCCGCCGAACTCCTCCACGGAGTGCCGCGAATTGAAGGCGGTCCGATGCCTCCACGCGTGGGAGATATCAGCATCAATTCAGAAAAGCTCTACAAATTGCTGCCGCCAGGATTCATTAAGCCTTGGCCCGCTTTCGACTGGCTCGTGCCCGACAGTTTCGACTGGCATAAAACTTTTGGACGCAATATTAAAGACAAACGTAAAATGGGCAGCGACGAAGCAATCACCAACTTACTTGTCAACGGGATCGAAGTCCAATAA
- a CDS encoding HD domain-containing phosphohydrolase produces MDRSTVTFIVISLVFIAAALYQAVVSFRSKRVELNRLATGTVFGVFAVVFYMGRLFIESSGAFMVWTSLCLISVAVAMFCFAQFSVHFTCLSENKWARLLLRCFSLGLVLDAVIWVVNPFYPWAIRLESVSERMLLSVSDKNAFYVFHLALVFTMFATSIGLMLFRYAREPKVYRKRYIGPSIIVAVLLLINVLLDEFTDLELDYSIEFYCLLPVCVYWYSCRFAVIDLINYFNDNIFKNIDRGVVLFDYKGKLVVFNKMAEQLLAGIDLNVSLTQKDFMKFCNISDFYSESVEVYSTQGFVNRDDRIQPIRCDFRKIKGDGDCLVGNLFVISDTVARTDLLTGFHSWEHFKNFVAKDASQFTYPLTVVVCDLNNLSRLNNMKGHNVGDRLLIGMADALREAFPQGSCFVRGEDAKLIVICDYMELAEVNERMEIVKKKVQSSFQYAVDGATTWNTDIVDAIDSATHTLMQKKLLDRSSAHSELLTSLVRALQECDSDTEAHVKRTQRMGAALGRKIGLSDKQQSNLSLLCLLHDIGKIGIPLDILNKPGKLSEEEWNTIKTHAKKGYEIAKSSKGLVEIADMILHHHERWDGLGYPDGLKGEQIPLLSRIIAVVDSFDAMVSNCSYRAARPIEEAIVELERCAGTQFDPYLVSEFVAICRDIAKDVKPDEGRFDPIFDEIVNRTKKNGDENNRSLHRVHNVMFTRYVLDIHNSIIEVDENFEKMTGFTMDDVRAKSLRQLDLIPEEDLTEYLCLVSEVLAKSPMLYCEHRLKRKDGTVIYVFCIGKVFYDSVSRETRSEIIVTNSSNTYAMMMMKGEAKESAAARMKLLENPSSRDSLTGFLNPETFRRDAEEKITYGKYRVMALAVDVDGYEKFCESKGRETGESFLLLVSEALNDSLREHDMACRLGKDFFVAMLFFEKNSPPGYMYDRAQQIYDKVSVTVSSEADAPTLSMGAVLDCDQAKNYDELIEAAENLMRTSKKRGGGRLTVSE; encoded by the coding sequence ATGGATAGAAGTACTGTTACCTTTATAGTTATATCCCTTGTATTTATTGCAGCAGCATTGTATCAGGCTGTAGTTTCGTTTCGGTCAAAGCGTGTAGAGCTGAATCGTCTTGCGACCGGGACCGTTTTTGGCGTATTTGCTGTCGTTTTTTACATGGGGCGACTTTTTATTGAAAGTAGCGGCGCCTTCATGGTGTGGACTAGCCTTTGCCTTATAAGCGTTGCCGTGGCGATGTTCTGTTTTGCCCAGTTCTCGGTGCATTTTACCTGCCTGTCCGAGAATAAGTGGGCTCGCTTGTTGTTGCGCTGTTTTTCGTTGGGTCTTGTTCTCGATGCTGTTATCTGGGTTGTCAACCCGTTTTACCCGTGGGCCATTAGGCTTGAATCGGTTTCAGAGCGTATGCTCCTGTCCGTTTCAGACAAAAATGCATTTTACGTTTTTCATCTTGCGCTTGTGTTTACAATGTTTGCAACTTCCATTGGACTCATGCTCTTCCGTTATGCTCGCGAGCCCAAGGTCTACAGAAAACGTTACATCGGGCCGAGCATCATTGTGGCCGTTTTGCTTTTGATTAATGTCCTGCTGGATGAGTTTACGGATCTTGAGCTGGATTATTCCATTGAATTTTATTGCCTGCTCCCGGTTTGCGTGTATTGGTATTCTTGTCGGTTTGCAGTGATTGACCTGATCAATTACTTTAATGACAACATTTTTAAGAATATTGATCGAGGGGTAGTCCTTTTTGATTATAAGGGCAAATTGGTTGTTTTCAATAAAATGGCGGAACAGCTTTTGGCGGGGATTGACCTTAATGTATCGTTGACGCAAAAAGATTTTATGAAGTTTTGCAATATCTCGGATTTCTATTCGGAGTCGGTCGAGGTCTATTCTACTCAGGGCTTCGTGAACCGTGACGATAGAATCCAGCCAATACGTTGTGATTTCCGTAAAATCAAAGGGGATGGCGACTGTTTGGTAGGGAATTTATTTGTAATTTCTGATACTGTGGCTCGTACGGATTTATTGACGGGGTTCCATAGCTGGGAACACTTCAAGAATTTTGTGGCCAAGGACGCTTCGCAGTTTACTTATCCGTTGACGGTTGTTGTCTGTGATCTGAATAACCTGTCCCGCTTAAATAATATGAAGGGCCATAACGTTGGCGACCGTTTGCTGATCGGTATGGCTGATGCCTTACGCGAGGCTTTCCCGCAGGGTTCCTGCTTTGTACGTGGTGAAGATGCAAAGCTCATCGTCATTTGCGATTATATGGAACTTGCCGAAGTCAACGAGCGAATGGAAATCGTAAAGAAAAAGGTGCAGTCGAGTTTCCAGTATGCTGTCGATGGCGCCACAACGTGGAATACAGACATTGTTGATGCGATTGATTCGGCAACGCACACGTTGATGCAAAAGAAGCTGCTTGACAGGAGTTCTGCCCATTCGGAACTTTTGACTTCGTTAGTGCGTGCCTTGCAAGAATGTGATAGCGATACCGAGGCTCACGTGAAACGTACGCAGCGTATGGGGGCCGCGCTGGGTCGTAAAATTGGATTGTCCGATAAGCAGCAAAGTAATCTTTCGCTCCTGTGCTTGCTGCATGACATCGGTAAAATCGGTATCCCGCTGGATATCCTCAATAAGCCGGGCAAGCTTTCGGAAGAAGAATGGAATACCATCAAGACCCATGCGAAAAAGGGCTACGAGATTGCAAAGAGTTCCAAGGGGCTGGTCGAAATTGCAGATATGATTTTGCACCATCACGAACGCTGGGATGGTCTCGGTTATCCCGATGGACTCAAGGGCGAACAGATTCCGCTTTTGTCCAGAATTATTGCTGTTGTCGATTCGTTCGATGCTATGGTCAGTAATTGTTCTTATAGGGCGGCGCGCCCTATCGAAGAAGCGATAGTTGAACTTGAACGTTGTGCCGGTACGCAGTTCGATCCGTATCTTGTTTCTGAGTTTGTTGCAATCTGCCGTGACATAGCGAAGGATGTAAAACCTGACGAGGGCAGGTTCGATCCCATTTTTGATGAAATTGTCAATCGGACGAAAAAGAACGGGGATGAAAATAATAGATCGTTGCATCGTGTCCACAATGTGATGTTTACCCGATACGTTCTAGACATTCATAACTCCATTATCGAAGTGGATGAAAACTTCGAAAAAATGACGGGATTTACGATGGATGATGTCAGGGCGAAATCGTTGAGGCAGCTGGACTTGATTCCAGAAGAAGACCTGACGGAGTACCTCTGCCTTGTTTCCGAAGTCCTTGCCAAAAGTCCGATGCTGTATTGCGAACACCGCCTCAAGCGTAAGGACGGAACCGTTATTTACGTGTTCTGTATTGGAAAGGTGTTCTATGATTCCGTTAGCCGTGAAACGCGTTCCGAGATTATCGTTACGAACAGCTCTAACACCTATGCCATGATGATGATGAAGGGCGAAGCGAAGGAATCTGCTGCTGCCCGTATGAAACTTCTGGAAAATCCGTCCAGCAGGGATTCGCTTACGGGATTCCTGAATCCAGAAACATTCCGGAGAGATGCCGAAGAAAAAATAACATATGGCAAATACAGGGTGATGGCGCTGGCTGTCGATGTGGACGGCTATGAAAAGTTCTGCGAAAGCAAGGGACGCGAGACGGGCGAGAGCTTTTTGCTGCTTGTTTCCGAAGCGTTGAATGATTCCTTGCGCGAACATGATATGGCTTGTCGTTTGGGCAAAGATTTTTTTGTGGCAATGCTGTTCTTTGAAAAGAACTCTCCACCGGGTTATATGTACGACCGTGCGCAGCAGATTTATGATAAAGTTTCTGTGACTGTTTCGTCGGAGGCGGATGCGCCGACGCTATCGATGGGTGCCGTTCTTGATTGCGACCAGGCGAAGAACTATGATGAACTCATCGAAGCCGCCGAGAATCTTATGAGGACTTCGAAAAAGCGGGGTGGTGGCCGTTTGACCGTTTCAGAATAA